The sequence CGGATTTGTATTTGTCATCACCTAAGAATCTTACAGTAATATTAGCAGTACCTTCACCAACAGCAGTAAGTTCCCCAATGCCATTAACAGTGACAACACTCACATCACTAGAAATATAATCCAGTTCACCAGCTTCACTAGGAGTTAAAGTAACATTAATTTTAACTTCGTCACCGACTTTTAAATCAAGAGTTGTATTTGTTAATGTAATTTCAGTAGGGATTTTACTTACAGTTACAGTAACAGTGGTTGAATTTTTAGCATAGATTTCATCGTCGCCCACCTCAACAGTGATGATTGCAGTACCTTCACCCACAGCAGCGACAATACCCTTTTTATCTACAGTAGCAACAGAGCTATTGCTGGATGTGTATGTAATATCGAGCATTATTGTGTCAGGATGTTTGGTGGCATTAATTGCAGATGTTTCACCAACTTTTAAATCCAAAGTATTGTTATCTACAGTGACGCTGGCATTATCCAAGCTGACATTTATAATGATAGTCTTGTTTTCAGCAGCTGCATACTTATCATCACCTGCAAAGGAAACAGTGATAATTGCTTGACCTTTACCTTGAGCAATAACATTGCCTTCAAAATCAAAATCAACAACATCATAATCACTGGATGTGAAAGTGACATTGCCTGCACCAGCAGGAGTCAAATTAGCAACAATAACAATCTCATCACCAACAAACAAGTCTAATGGAGTAGTATCAACTGTGATTTCAGTAGGGATTTTACTTACTGTCACAGTAACGTTGGTTGTGTTGACAGCATAAGTCACGTCATTTCCAACAGTTAATGTAATAGTGGTTGTGCCTTCGCCTACAGCAGTGACAATACCGTAATCTGTAACGGTAGCAACAGACTCATTACTGGAAACATACTCAACATTCAGGAAACTAGGAACTGCTGTTGCATTGAGATCATACCTTTCATCAACTTTAAGCTCCAAAGTATCATTTTCAACAATGACACTGGCATCATTTAATGAAACATTTACACGGATTGTTCTATTTAAGGCAGCTGCATATTTATCATTACCTGCAAATGAAACGGTAACATTAGCACTACCTTTACTACGAGCTAAAATCGCACCATCAGCCACAAAGACAATATCTTCATCACTGGAGATGAAAGTCAAATTGCCTGCATCAACAGGAGTCAGATTGGCCAAACCGTCAACCATATCATTAACTTTCAAATCAAGAGTTTCATTTGTTAATGTAATTTCAGTAGGTATTTTACTTACAGTTACAGCAACTGTGGTTGAATTTTCAGCGTAAACTCCATTGCCGCCAACTTTAACAAGAATATTTCCAGTACCCTCTTTTAAAGCTGTGACATTGCCATTTTCATCAACAATGTAAACACCAGAATCATCCTGAACGAAAGTAACATTCAAACCATCAGGATTTGTACTAGCAACAACAGTGAAATTATCATCTACAAATAAATTCAAAGTAGAGTTATTTACGCTGATGATTGCATCTTTTAAAGTGACAGTAACACTGATGGTTTTATTTTTAGTGGCTGTATAATTTTCATTGCCTGCAAATGAAACTGTGATTGTGGCAGTACCTTTAGCAAGAGCTTTAATTTTACCATCTTTAA is a genomic window of uncultured Methanobrevibacter sp. containing:
- a CDS encoding Ig-like domain-containing protein: SEEISANYGGNGTWWAVHKFDDYGVYEVNASYNGLDNVTVNNGTITINKPDSTIMLDDITLNYGESKNVTVITTGATEITASINGTDVTVINNYTIPISGLAAGNYTLNVTTVPDGDHNSVSKEVKIIVYKATAEITVDSATMDIKVLDEVLSGATLTPADAGNLTYKSNNETVVIVKDGKIKALAKGTATITVSFAGNENYTATKNKTISVTVTLKDAIISVNNSTLNLFVDDNFTVVASTNPDGLNVTFVQDDSGVYIVDENGNVTALKEGTGNILVKVGGNGVYAENSTTVAVTVSKIPTEITLTNETLDLKVNDMVDGLANLTPVDAGNLTFISSDEDIVFVADGAILARSKGSANVTVSFAGNDKYAAALNRTIRVNVSLNDASVIVENDTLELKVDERYDLNATAVPSFLNVEYVSSNESVATVTDYGIVTAVGEGTTTITLTVGNDVTYAVNTTNVTVTVSKIPTEITVDTTPLDLFVGDEIVIVANLTPAGAGNVTFTSSDYDVVDFDFEGNVIAQGKGQAIITVSFAGDDKYAAAENKTIIINVSLDNASVTVDNNTLDLKVGETSAINATKHPDTIMLDITYTSSNSSVATVDKKGIVAAVGEGTAIITVEVGDDEIYAKNSTTVTVTVSKIPTEITLTNTTLDLKVGDEVKINVTLTPSEAGELDYISSDVSVVTVNGIGELTAVGEGTANITVRFLGDDKYKSASKNTTVNIAKDSTKLTADDVTATYKVDKYIVITLTDSKGNPLANIPVTVDLNGVKNYTTDENGQVKVKVSNLIPKTYTAKISFAGNDNYLGSDAAANVVVKKATPKITAKAKTFKTTTKTKKYTITLKDNDGKAIKKGTVYLKVGGKTYKATTNSKGKATFKITKLNNKGTYKATVTYKGNKYYNKATKKVTIKVKSVWKTVSKGSKNSAIVKKIQRALKNHGYYLEYNGHYLLVDGIFWDYTQMAVKEFQNDKYLKVTGKVDEKTARKLGII